Proteins found in one Saccharopolyspora phatthalungensis genomic segment:
- the istB gene encoding IS21-like element helper ATPase IstB has protein sequence MTATLPAPTTSATAATVPAVAPGVDSMDALIDQACRTLRLPTIGSRFEELAAAALREQASYKAFLLTLLDAECEHRDERRKIRRVREANFPRSKRLDDFDFAANPNVVPEVINTLTTPGWVNAGQPLCLIGQSGTGKSHLLIGIGTAIAESGLKVRYTTTANLVNELAEAADDRQLTRVLNRYSKVDLLCLDEFGYLDLDKAGAKLLFQVFTDREERSAIAIASNAPFSEWDQTFTDKRLCSAIVDRLTFNGNIIETGAESYRLRATQQRPRG, from the coding sequence ATGACCGCCACCCTGCCCGCGCCCACCACCTCTGCCACCGCGGCGACCGTTCCGGCCGTCGCGCCCGGCGTCGACAGCATGGACGCCCTGATCGACCAGGCCTGCCGCACGCTGCGGTTGCCCACCATCGGCTCCCGGTTCGAGGAACTCGCCGCCGCGGCATTGCGGGAACAGGCGTCCTACAAGGCGTTCCTGCTCACCCTGCTCGACGCCGAATGCGAGCACCGCGACGAACGCCGCAAGATCCGCCGCGTCCGCGAGGCGAACTTCCCCCGCTCGAAGCGGCTCGACGACTTCGACTTCGCCGCCAACCCGAACGTCGTTCCCGAGGTCATCAACACCCTCACCACCCCAGGCTGGGTCAACGCCGGGCAGCCGCTCTGCCTGATCGGCCAGTCCGGCACCGGCAAGTCGCATCTGCTGATCGGCATCGGCACCGCGATCGCCGAATCCGGGCTGAAAGTCCGCTACACCACGACAGCGAACCTGGTCAACGAGCTCGCCGAGGCCGCCGACGACCGGCAGCTGACCCGCGTGCTCAACCGCTACAGCAAGGTCGACCTGCTCTGCTTGGACGAATTCGGCTACCTCGACCTGGACAAGGCCGGCGCGAAGCTGCTGTTCCAGGTCTTCACCGACCGAGAGGAACGCAGCGCGATCGCCATCGCCTCCAACGCCCCGTTCTCCGAATGGGACCAGACCTTCACCGACAAACGGCTCTGCTCCGCGATCGTCGATCGGCTCACCTTCAACGGCAACATCATCGAGACCGGCGCCGAGTCCTACCGGCTGCGCGCCACCCAGCAACGCCCGCGCGGCTGA
- the istA gene encoding IS21 family transposase, with product MSRVELFARIRRDRRLEPDLSVRALAERYGVHRRTVREALESAVPKERKKPPPRRSVLEPAYGLIDEMLRADLSAPRKQKHTTARIYQRLITEHGFTAAGRTVVYEYVARRRPELVAELREEQRHLQGMVPQQHQPGEEAEVDFADVWVRVAGTVLKCHLFTLRLSFSGRAVHRVFLSEGQEAFMEGHVEAFRALGGIPTRHIRYDNLRPAVQRVCFGRSRVESQNWVKFRSHFGFDAFYCIPGKDGAHEKGGVEQEGGRFRRTHLVPVPEVASLTELNEKIAAIDLAEDERILHGQRVSIGFNFAHEAELLAPVPFEEFDTGSTLTPKVGRDSRITVRQSQYSVPARFIGRKVRVSLRANEVLVFDRTTIIARHVRLTRRGESHDELDHYLEILLGKPGALAGSTALATARAEGTFTSAHEAFWSAARAAHGNGDGTRALIEVLLLHRRLPAEAVITGITTALDAGSTSPELVAIEARKAAASTARDQPLLDDADLSDLGIDTTVIPKIIDDTPDPREHAPPTPVSTAAPVISLRSRRELPATSTPLPSVAIYDQLLRRTKGTSA from the coding sequence TTGTCGCGCGTTGAGTTGTTCGCACGCATACGCCGTGATCGGCGGTTGGAGCCGGACCTGTCGGTCCGGGCGTTGGCCGAGCGGTATGGGGTGCACCGCCGGACGGTGCGGGAAGCGCTGGAGTCTGCGGTGCCCAAGGAACGGAAGAAGCCGCCGCCGCGCCGCTCGGTGCTGGAGCCGGCTTATGGGTTGATCGACGAGATGCTGCGCGCGGATCTGTCGGCGCCGCGCAAGCAGAAGCACACGACCGCGCGGATCTACCAGCGGCTGATCACAGAGCATGGGTTCACCGCAGCGGGCCGGACCGTGGTCTACGAGTACGTCGCCCGGCGGCGGCCGGAGCTGGTGGCCGAGCTGCGCGAGGAACAGCGGCACCTGCAGGGCATGGTGCCCCAGCAGCATCAGCCCGGCGAGGAAGCCGAGGTCGACTTCGCCGACGTGTGGGTCCGCGTCGCGGGCACGGTGCTGAAGTGTCACCTGTTCACGCTGCGGCTCAGTTTCAGCGGTCGCGCGGTGCACCGCGTGTTCCTGTCCGAAGGGCAGGAGGCGTTCATGGAAGGCCACGTCGAGGCGTTCCGGGCGCTGGGCGGGATCCCGACCCGCCACATCCGCTACGACAACCTGCGACCCGCGGTCCAGCGGGTCTGCTTCGGCCGCTCTCGCGTCGAGTCCCAGAACTGGGTCAAATTCCGTTCACACTTCGGTTTCGATGCCTTCTACTGCATCCCGGGCAAAGACGGCGCGCACGAAAAAGGCGGCGTCGAGCAGGAAGGCGGCCGGTTCCGCCGCACGCATCTGGTCCCGGTCCCGGAGGTCGCCAGCCTGACCGAGCTGAATGAGAAGATCGCCGCGATCGACCTGGCCGAGGACGAGCGGATCCTGCACGGACAACGGGTCAGCATCGGGTTCAACTTCGCCCACGAGGCCGAGCTGCTCGCGCCGGTCCCGTTCGAGGAGTTCGACACCGGCAGCACGCTGACCCCGAAGGTCGGCCGGGATTCGCGGATCACCGTGCGGCAGTCGCAGTACTCGGTGCCGGCGCGGTTCATCGGCCGGAAAGTGCGAGTCTCGTTGCGCGCCAACGAGGTGCTGGTGTTCGACCGCACCACGATCATCGCCCGGCACGTCCGGCTCACCCGCCGCGGCGAGTCGCATGACGAGCTGGATCACTACCTGGAGATCCTGCTCGGCAAGCCCGGCGCGCTGGCGGGGTCCACCGCGCTGGCCACCGCCCGCGCCGAGGGCACCTTCACCTCGGCGCACGAGGCGTTCTGGTCGGCCGCTCGCGCCGCGCACGGCAACGGCGACGGGACCCGTGCGCTGATCGAGGTCCTGCTGCTGCACCGCCGCCTGCCCGCCGAGGCGGTGATCACCGGCATCACCACCGCGCTGGACGCCGGGTCGACCAGCCCGGAGCTGGTCGCGATCGAAGCCCGCAAGGCCGCCGCCAGCACCGCCCGCGACCAGCCGCTGCTCGACGATGCCGACCTGTCCGACCTCGGCATCGACACCACGGTGATCCCGAAGATCATCGACGACACCCCTGATCCCCGCGAGCACGCCCCACCCACGCCGGTGAGCACCGCTGCACCGGTGATCTCCCTGCGTTCGCGCCGGGAACTGCCCGCGACCTCGACCCCGCTGCCCTCGGTGGCGATCTACGACCAGCTGCTTCGCCGCACGAAAGGCACCTCCGCATGA
- a CDS encoding helix-turn-helix domain-containing protein: MATNGSPRARALSAALRDARNVRGISLRELAKKLSLDQSHLSKIETGKRVPSVETTAMILAVLGTGPSERERILDLAKNASEPNWLTVGMPGIPQQLAGAVESEREASAIVYWSPMIMPGLLQTADYVRTIAIADGQPKHDVESRVMVRLARREVLTRREPAKFDVLVGEVALRQPIGTPDMMIEQLRYLIKASVEYPNVNLRVVPTRVGWHPGTAGSFALYEFPDSPPFVHFEHYSSGAFVTNSDDIEAYRKAVAAIGQYAYSPADSTNFIAQVIVEEYQENDIRDQMAQEHV; encoded by the coding sequence ATGGCTACCAATGGGTCACCGCGAGCTAGGGCACTGTCGGCTGCTTTGCGTGACGCTCGGAACGTACGCGGGATAAGCCTTCGCGAGCTGGCAAAGAAGCTGTCACTTGATCAGTCTCATCTATCCAAGATAGAGACTGGCAAGCGAGTGCCTAGCGTCGAAACTACCGCGATGATCTTGGCGGTCCTGGGTACCGGACCTAGCGAGCGCGAACGGATTCTCGACCTCGCAAAGAATGCAAGCGAGCCAAACTGGCTCACCGTTGGCATGCCCGGAATACCACAACAGCTAGCGGGTGCTGTCGAGAGTGAACGCGAAGCATCAGCCATCGTTTATTGGTCGCCCATGATTATGCCGGGTTTGCTACAGACGGCTGATTACGTTCGGACTATCGCTATAGCGGATGGACAGCCGAAACACGACGTTGAATCACGTGTGATGGTTCGCCTCGCTAGGCGTGAAGTCCTTACCCGCCGTGAACCAGCAAAGTTCGACGTACTTGTCGGCGAGGTTGCGCTACGGCAGCCGATCGGAACACCAGACATGATGATCGAACAGTTGCGGTACTTGATTAAAGCTAGTGTCGAATATCCTAACGTCAATCTCCGTGTGGTACCTACGCGTGTGGGATGGCACCCTGGAACGGCTGGGTCGTTCGCGCTCTACGAGTTTCCGGACTCGCCACCGTTTGTCCATTTCGAGCACTACAGCTCGGGCGCTTTCGTTACGAACTCTGACGACATCGAAGCGTACCGCAAAGCCGTAGCCGCGATTGGTCAATACGCATACAGTCCTGCCGATTCAACAAATTTCATCGCGCAGGTTATCGTAGAGGAGTATCAAGAAAATGACATCCGAGATCAAATGGCGCAAGAGCACGTATAG
- a CDS encoding helix-turn-helix domain-containing protein, whose amino-acid sequence MEQKLDYRWHLRRVMADRGMFSTTDLIPLLAECGITLSSSQVYRLVTERPERLSLKVLMALLDILDCSMEDLIEPAATGETARKPRKAAAGGTSAGEGVGLLRPKRARITAVDQ is encoded by the coding sequence ATGGAGCAGAAATTGGACTACCGATGGCACCTGCGCCGGGTCATGGCAGATCGAGGCATGTTTTCCACCACCGATCTGATCCCGCTGCTGGCCGAATGCGGGATCACCCTGTCGTCGAGCCAGGTCTACCGGTTGGTCACCGAACGGCCCGAACGCCTGAGCCTGAAAGTTCTGATGGCCTTGCTGGACATCCTGGACTGCTCAATGGAGGACCTCATCGAGCCCGCCGCCACGGGCGAAACCGCAAGGAAACCTAGAAAGGCCGCTGCAGGCGGCACCTCGGCTGGTGAAGGTGTCGGCTTGTTGAGGCCGAAGAGGGCCCGGATCACTGCGGTGGACCAGTGA
- a CDS encoding tyrosine-type recombinase/integrase: protein MVEAMLRGFRAQQASRGLREETIAAREWLVRRFLIYTNEFPWRWTPSHVDEWSSTLTSEHHLAPSTIRGYQCDLRLFTEFITDNARYGWGDACEKAFGPGVHPMPIVHEWNSIAHLNGYEGNPEARPFTREELQRFLDYADDQVDRAVRARRKGALVAYRDATLFKVIYAWGLRRTEASKLDVVDWGRNPAAPEFGRFGMLHVRYGKAKRGQPPRRRNVASVMSWAVEAVADYVENIRPRFGCADHPALWVTERGGRIKPAEINARFESYRDALKLPKILTPHSLRHSYVTHLTEEGVDRRFIQVQVGHECDSSTAIYTHVSDDFMNTALRNAIAPALEPTAPYGKGR from the coding sequence ATGGTCGAGGCGATGCTGCGCGGGTTTCGGGCCCAGCAGGCCTCTCGCGGGCTGCGGGAAGAGACGATCGCTGCTCGTGAGTGGCTGGTTCGCCGTTTTCTGATCTATACCAATGAGTTCCCGTGGCGTTGGACGCCATCTCATGTGGATGAATGGTCGTCAACGCTGACCAGCGAACACCATCTGGCTCCCTCTACGATCCGCGGCTACCAATGTGACCTGCGCTTGTTCACCGAGTTCATCACCGACAACGCACGGTATGGCTGGGGCGATGCGTGCGAGAAGGCGTTCGGGCCGGGGGTGCATCCGATGCCGATCGTGCACGAGTGGAACTCGATCGCACACCTTAACGGCTACGAAGGCAACCCGGAGGCGCGTCCGTTTACGCGGGAGGAGTTGCAGAGGTTTCTGGATTACGCCGACGACCAGGTCGATCGGGCTGTTCGCGCGAGACGCAAGGGCGCGCTGGTGGCGTACCGGGACGCCACGCTGTTCAAGGTCATTTACGCCTGGGGCCTGCGGCGGACGGAGGCGTCGAAACTGGATGTGGTGGACTGGGGTCGCAATCCGGCAGCGCCGGAGTTCGGCCGGTTCGGGATGCTGCATGTCCGCTATGGCAAGGCCAAGCGCGGTCAGCCGCCGCGGCGGCGCAACGTGGCCTCAGTGATGAGTTGGGCGGTGGAGGCGGTGGCCGACTATGTGGAGAACATCCGGCCCCGCTTCGGCTGCGCCGATCACCCGGCGCTGTGGGTGACAGAGCGCGGTGGGCGGATCAAGCCAGCGGAGATCAACGCACGATTCGAATCTTATCGGGACGCGTTGAAACTGCCGAAAATCCTTACACCCCATAGTCTTCGCCACTCGTATGTAACGCATCTGACCGAGGAGGGGGTGGACCGCAGGTTCATCCAAGTCCAAGTAGGACACGAGTGTGACAGCTCGACGGCGATCTACACACACGTCAGCGATGACTTCATGAACACCGCACTGCGTAACGCTATCGCGCCAGCGCTGGAGCCAACCGCACCGTATGGGAAGGGGCGTTGA
- the metG gene encoding methionine--tRNA ligase: MRTFITTAIPYVNSKPHLGFAMELVETDVMARHRHHRGNEVRFLSGTDDNSLKNVQAAEAEGVSTQALVDRNSQAFHDLRGPLQISFDDFIRTSSDPRHRPGVARLWRAANANGDLYRQHYEGLYCVGCEQFYTEAELVDGNCPEHLKPPQLVSEENWFFRLSRYEDQLRELIESGNLRIEPESRRNEVLSFIRQGLQDFSVSRSVERARGWGISVPDDPTQVIYVWFDALINYITALGFGDPESADYRQWWVDGDEVIHVIGKGIVRFHAVYWPAMLLSAGQPVPRTIFVHDYLTVDGKKLGKSLGNAVDPVALVNTYGADALRWWLIRDVPRVGDADFTLERMIKGYHEDLANGLGNLVNRTVSMIQKYRGSTVPTVDTVPDNTLTKACANVADKVDTAMDRFDFRSATAAIWEIVDEANRYVVENAPWHLAKAEKHNDPDATTRLDEVLATLVHAGRVVADELTPFLPEAAQRVAAQLGNGSNELAKPTPLFPRIEEPDNA; this comes from the coding sequence ATGCGCACGTTCATCACCACCGCCATCCCGTACGTCAACTCCAAGCCACACCTGGGGTTCGCGATGGAACTGGTGGAGACGGACGTGATGGCCCGCCACCGGCACCACCGGGGCAACGAGGTCCGGTTCTTGTCCGGCACCGATGACAACTCGCTGAAGAACGTCCAGGCCGCCGAAGCCGAAGGTGTGAGTACACAAGCGCTGGTCGATCGCAACTCACAGGCTTTCCACGACCTGCGCGGCCCCTTGCAGATCAGCTTTGACGACTTCATCCGCACCAGCTCAGACCCCAGGCATCGGCCTGGCGTGGCACGCCTGTGGCGGGCCGCCAACGCCAACGGAGACCTGTACCGCCAACACTACGAGGGCCTGTACTGCGTCGGCTGCGAACAGTTCTACACCGAAGCGGAACTGGTCGACGGCAACTGCCCCGAGCACCTGAAGCCGCCGCAACTGGTCAGCGAGGAAAACTGGTTCTTCAGACTCTCCCGGTACGAAGACCAACTCCGGGAATTGATCGAGTCCGGCAACCTGCGGATCGAGCCGGAATCCCGCCGCAACGAGGTACTGAGCTTCATCCGGCAGGGACTCCAGGACTTCTCCGTATCCCGGTCCGTCGAACGGGCACGCGGCTGGGGCATCTCGGTCCCCGACGACCCCACGCAGGTCATTTACGTCTGGTTCGACGCTCTGATCAACTACATCACCGCCCTCGGCTTCGGCGACCCGGAGTCGGCCGACTACCGGCAATGGTGGGTCGACGGGGACGAGGTCATCCACGTCATCGGCAAGGGCATCGTGCGATTCCACGCCGTGTACTGGCCCGCCATGCTGCTGTCGGCAGGACAGCCCGTGCCGCGCACAATCTTCGTGCACGACTACCTCACGGTGGACGGCAAGAAGCTCGGCAAGAGTCTCGGCAACGCCGTAGACCCCGTGGCACTGGTCAACACCTACGGTGCCGATGCCCTGCGCTGGTGGCTGATCCGCGACGTGCCCCGCGTCGGCGATGCGGACTTCACCCTCGAACGGATGATCAAGGGCTACCACGAAGACCTCGCCAACGGCCTCGGCAACCTCGTTAACCGCACCGTCAGCATGATCCAGAAGTACCGGGGCAGCACGGTGCCCACTGTGGACACTGTCCCGGACAACACACTGACCAAGGCATGCGCCAACGTCGCAGACAAGGTCGATACCGCGATGGACCGCTTCGACTTCCGCAGCGCTACCGCAGCCATCTGGGAAATCGTCGACGAGGCCAACCGCTACGTGGTCGAAAACGCCCCTTGGCACCTGGCCAAAGCCGAAAAGCACAACGACCCCGACGCCACCACACGCCTAGACGAAGTCCTCGCGACCCTCGTGCACGCCGGGCGAGTCGTAGCGGACGAGCTAACCCCGTTCCTGCCCGAAGCAGCACAACGAGTCGCAGCCCAGCTCGGCAACGGCAGCAACGAACTGGCCAAGCCGACGCCACTCTTCCCCCGCATCGAAGAACCGGACAACGCCTGA
- a CDS encoding DUF397 domain-containing protein produces the protein MTSEIKWRKSTYSNVNGECVELTTTLDRIRDSKDPNGPTLRVNAASFVHAVKQGRFDR, from the coding sequence ATGACATCCGAGATCAAATGGCGCAAGAGCACGTATAGTAACGTTAATGGCGAATGTGTCGAGCTGACAACAACGTTAGACCGGATCCGCGATTCCAAAGATCCGAATGGCCCCACGCTGCGCGTAAACGCGGCGAGTTTCGTTCATGCGGTGAAGCAGGGACGCTTCGACCGCTAA
- a CDS encoding SDR family oxidoreductase, with protein sequence MEKAGRPLALVTGAGRSAGIAASVVLNLAQAGWDVAFTYWTPYDARMQWGMEPGAPGELQRKVASLGARTVAVEADLSDSDAPARLFDSVERELGNVNALVLCHCESVDSGLLDTTVESFDLHFAVNARATWLLIREYGLRFRGQYGSGRIVSLTSDHTAGNLPYGASKGAMDRITLASARELAHLGVTCNAINPGPTDTGWMTEEQKADMTRSTPLGRLGVPQDCANLVTFLCSAEGGWINGQLLQSNGGLGSNA encoded by the coding sequence GTGGAGAAGGCGGGGCGTCCGCTCGCCTTGGTCACGGGGGCGGGACGTTCGGCCGGGATCGCGGCGTCCGTAGTACTGAATCTGGCGCAGGCTGGCTGGGACGTGGCCTTCACGTACTGGACGCCTTATGACGCGCGGATGCAGTGGGGCATGGAGCCGGGCGCACCTGGAGAGTTGCAGAGGAAGGTGGCTTCCCTCGGAGCGAGAACAGTTGCGGTTGAGGCGGATCTGAGCGACTCGGATGCGCCGGCTCGGCTCTTCGACAGTGTTGAGCGCGAGTTGGGAAACGTCAACGCGTTGGTGCTCTGCCACTGCGAGTCGGTCGACTCTGGTCTGTTGGATACCACGGTGGAGAGCTTCGATCTGCACTTTGCAGTCAATGCACGGGCAACGTGGCTGCTGATCCGGGAGTACGGGTTGCGATTCCGCGGGCAGTACGGAAGCGGGCGTATCGTCAGTCTGACCAGCGACCACACCGCAGGCAACTTGCCCTATGGGGCGAGTAAGGGGGCGATGGACCGGATCACGCTGGCCTCTGCCCGTGAGCTCGCTCATCTGGGAGTGACCTGTAATGCGATCAATCCCGGGCCGACCGATACCGGGTGGATGACCGAAGAGCAAAAGGCAGACATGACTCGCTCCACACCCCTGGGACGTCTCGGTGTGCCGCAGGACTGCGCGAATCTGGTCACGTTCCTTTGCTCGGCGGAGGGCGGATGGATCAACGGCCAGCTTCTCCAGAGCAATGGCGGTCTCGGGTCAAATGCATGA